One part of the Streptomyces lydicus genome encodes these proteins:
- a CDS encoding Cof-type HAD-IIB family hydrolase, with product MTDASATPPRAPEPSVAPRLIATDLDGTLLHDDKTVSDRTIAALAAAERAGIEVFFVTGRPARWMGVVSDHVHGHGLAICANGAAVVDLHRGGRIVEVSPLERTIALDVVDALRDAAPGTSFAVERTSGIHYEPQYPPLLLDPAAVVAPAEKLLAEDFVTPPAATGSAGDDAPAFPDQPVIKLLAHHPDLEPDAFLALARTVAGHLASFTRSSPTALLEISGPGVSKAGTLAHCCAERGIAPEEVVAFGDMPNDMEMLAWAGTSYAMANAHPEVLAATTARTASNNDDGVAVVIEQLVRRCDEAANRPR from the coding sequence GTGACTGATGCCTCCGCCACCCCGCCCCGGGCGCCCGAACCGTCCGTTGCGCCCCGGCTGATCGCCACCGACCTCGACGGCACGCTGCTGCACGACGACAAGACGGTCTCCGACCGGACGATCGCCGCGCTCGCCGCCGCCGAGCGGGCCGGCATCGAGGTGTTCTTCGTCACCGGCCGCCCGGCCCGCTGGATGGGCGTGGTCAGCGATCATGTGCACGGTCACGGCCTGGCGATCTGCGCGAACGGCGCGGCCGTCGTCGATCTGCACCGCGGCGGCCGCATCGTCGAGGTCAGCCCCCTGGAACGCACCATCGCGCTGGACGTCGTGGACGCGCTGCGCGACGCGGCGCCGGGCACCTCGTTCGCGGTCGAGCGCACCAGCGGCATCCACTACGAGCCGCAGTACCCGCCGCTCCTCCTGGACCCGGCCGCGGTCGTCGCGCCCGCCGAGAAGCTGCTGGCCGAGGACTTCGTGACGCCACCGGCCGCCACCGGGAGCGCCGGGGACGACGCCCCCGCGTTCCCCGACCAGCCCGTCATCAAGCTGCTCGCCCACCACCCCGACCTGGAGCCCGACGCGTTCCTCGCGCTGGCCCGTACGGTCGCGGGCCACCTCGCCTCCTTCACCCGCTCCAGCCCCACCGCGCTGCTGGAGATCAGCGGGCCCGGCGTCAGCAAGGCCGGCACCCTCGCGCACTGCTGCGCGGAGCGCGGCATCGCCCCGGAGGAGGTCGTGGCCTTCGGCGACATGCCGAACGACATGGAGATGCTGGCCTGGGCCGGCACCTCGTACGCCATGGCCAACGCGCACCCCGAGGTGCTGGCGGCCACCACCGCCCGTACCGCCTCGAACAACGACGACGGCGTCGCGGTCGTCATCGAGCAGCTCGTGCGGCGCTGCGACGAGGCGGCGAACCGCCCGCGCTGA